CCATAGGAATTGTTCTTTTTCTTTACAAGAACCTGAAAAAATGAAAGTTTTTACCTATTCTGAAAAAGAAACAAAGATTTTAGGTAAAATGCTTGGAAGTTTTGTGCAAAAAGAGGGAATAAAAGTCATAGCTCTTTATGGAGAGATGGGAGCAGGTAAAACCGTTCTTACAAAAGGAATTGCTTCTGCCTTTGGAATAGATGAGAAAAATATTGCAAGCTCAAGTTTTGTGATAGTTTCTCACTATCCAGAATTTGATTTCTGTCATATTGACCTTTACAGACTTGATAATTTAAAGGATGAGGATATT
The nucleotide sequence above comes from Thermodesulfovibrio aggregans. Encoded proteins:
- the tsaE gene encoding tRNA (adenosine(37)-N6)-threonylcarbamoyltransferase complex ATPase subunit type 1 TsaE, whose product is MKVFTYSEKETKILGKMLGSFVQKEGIKVIALYGEMGAGKTVLTKGIASAFGIDEKNIASSSFVIVSHYPEFDFCHIDLYRLDNLKDEDIDLWEYFDSCTCVIEWAERLSEIPENTLKIKIDLVTETTRVFNMEM